AGACAAAAATTGGAACCaggttaccaaagaagaaaggatgGTAGATGGTTGTTAGGAAGCGGCCAGCAGTCTCTGCCACAGGAACTGTCTTCTCTTCATTCAGCTTCAACTTGATTGTCatttcctcagagaggccttccttgaccacTTTTGCTAGAATAGTACCCTCTCCTCTAGTTACTCTCTGCTGTAttataatgttttgttttctttatatcatTCGTCAGTACTTGAAATTATTTaacatgtttattctcttgttctCAGACCAAAAACATGAACTCCTTGAAGACAGGGATTCTGTCTTGTTTATTTACCATTATAAATTCAGAACTAGAGTAGTGCCCGATATACAGTAAGCACTAAACAGGTTGTCAGTAAAACTGGCTAATGGAAACCTTCCTGTAGAAGAGCATGGAAGAATAGTAGCATCTTCTTTCTCATAAACTGGGTCATGGCTGTCTATTAGCAAGCACTTCTGCTAGCCTGTTAATCTTTTCAAGAGATACACAGTAAAAATGGGTCAGTTGGGGATTCAAGTAATGTGAGTAATCAGATAAAAACTTACTGCTTCGAAACAGTTATTTTCTTGTTTACGAGCTAGGGAATCAGGTGAGCTTGGACTTCTTAGATTCTGAGCTCTCTCTTGTGTTGCACTGCCAGCTTCTAGGTTAGCGGGTGCAGTCACCAGGGTGAGGCACCACTGGTGAGCAGCCTTCCTTTCAAGCTCTGCGTCCATGGCAAAATGAGCAAGCACTGTGGCTTCTGGCAAAATTGTGGATCtctctgagggatttttttcatttgtaaaccgagggaaattaatgtaaaaataaagcattttgctAGTCATAAGAAGTCCTATACTAATATATTATTACTATAATGAAATATGTACTCTAGTGTTTAAGTGTGTCCTTCAGGACTAAAAGAGACCATTGAGAGTTgattaaagggaaaataaaccttATGTTTGTTTCTTAAGGAAACAGAATAATGTATTTCTACTTCTCTAATAAAGTTTGGAcatcataaaatttaaatcaaGAGGTCTAGCCGTCCAATAAAAATCCGTTTACAATAAATATAAACCAGTGTCTTTTAATCAATGAATTAAGACGTAGAACCAATTTGGTCATTCTGATAGGGACAATAGAGCCTTGGATAGGCtccaaattaattttgaaaaagaaaacatgagcaCGCCTGAATGTGGTTTCTATACTTTCTATTTGAGTGAAAAAAATGCTGAGTCTAGAAATTTGTGAAATTCTACCCATTTTGAggtcaaactgaaaataaagtttagtTTGTCTACCTTCCAAACAttaataaaagttttcaaaatgtaTCTGTTTAGATAATTTGCTAGCAAAAAGCATGTCACTGAAAAATATgacatcatttattcatttgttcactaACAGTAAGTGCTGACCTTTTACATGTGCCAGAGACTGTTTTaggtgctggaaatgcaggagtGAATAAAACAGATAGGAATTCTATTTCTTCTAGGCCAGGGGGTTGAATAGGTCCAGACAGTGAAGTTTGAGGCTTTGTGGGTCATACAATTCTGCTTCACCTCCAGTGCTGCAGTGCTTCTTACCACTAACACTGTAGTCATGAACAGCGCTGCATGGCTGTGTTACAGTCACACTTTAATTATAGACACTGGaagaattttatgtaattttcacatATCACAAAAtgttactctttaaaaattttcttccaaccatttgaaaatgtaaaagccattcttgACTCATGAGCCGTTCAGTAACAGACTGTGGACTGGATTTGGCCAGTGGACCATAACTTGCCAACCTCTATTCtaggaaataaatataattatgccctttaaatattgaaaagaaatccTTAAGATTGAAAATAATGGAAGACATGTTTATGAACTCTTTGAAACTTGTTCCTTTCTCACCATTGCATTTATCAGTTGTAAAAGTATAAAACTATACTTTGTTAAAGAAGTGTCTTCTACTGGCTGATGGCTCTATGAAAAGCAGTAATAGGTTGATTGCTATTTTGCTACAGTATTATAAGCATATGTTGATATAAATAGTTTTAATGAATTACTTACTTGAAgctgtagatttttaaataatgtttttataatttttttcttaactgccATCCAAGTCTCATTTTGTGTCAGCGCTTACAGTTGTTTTTGTCAACTCAAAATCATTGTCGTCAGTCAAAATTGAAGACACACCAGTGGATAATCCTTCTTTGAAGATTCTCGTGGCCAATAATAGTGATACTCTAAGACACCTCAAAATGAGTAGCTGTCCTCATGTTTCATCTGATGGTAGGTTATGTTTTTTTAAGCTTGCATGATTTTTTTAtcatagtagtagtaataatacaATTTCCTATTGAAAATTAAATGCTTATGAAACataatttattaatcttttttcaAAAGAAGCCTTAATGTACAAGCTAGATATAATTTAAATTGCTTCTCCTAAGaatattttagttatatttatattttattatatgtttaaTCATATATATCTTGGCATCCGTCTCCTCAGAAATCATTAGATGAATATTTTAGCAAGTAATGAAAAACTaatatcaaatttaaatttataaagtgTTACATCAGTATACGTGTTTTTTGTTCTTaagaattttctcccatttcctgcAGGAATCCTTTGTGTAGCTGATCACTGTCAAGGCCTTAGAGAACTGGCGTTGAATTATTACATGCTAAGTGATGAACTCCTCCTGGCACTTTCAAGTGAGACCCACGTTAACCTGGAGCATCTTCGAATAGATGTTGTGAGTCAAAATCCTGGACAAATTGAATTTCATTCTATTAAAAAGCAAAGCTGGGATGCACTTACTAAACACTCCCCTGGAGTTAATGTtgttatgtatttctttttatatgaaGAGGAATTGGAGACATTCTTCAGAGAAGAAACCCCTGTCACTCACCTTTATTTTGGTCGTTCAGTAAGCAAAGCAGTTCTGGGACAGATAGGTCTTAACTGTCCACGACTGATCGAGTTAGTGGTGTGTGCTAATGGTTTTCAGGCTCTTGATGATGAACTTATTTGTATTGCTGAACACTGTAAAAACTTAACAGCCTTGGGCCTCAGTGAATGTGAAGTTAGCTGCAGTGCATTCATTGAGTTTGTAAGACTTTGTGGGAGAAGGCTCACCCAGCTGTCTGTAATGGAGGAAGTTTTGATCCCTGATGGTGATCATAGCCTAGACGAAATCCACACTGAAGTCTCCAAATGCCTGGGGAGAATGTGGTTCCCTGATGTCATGCCTCTGTGGTAACTGACTATCaaagattttaaactttttttcatcAGCAAGATTAGCTTCTCTCTGTCTatgcaaatgtaaattttaagatGCGTTGCTGAAATGTTTGAGGTAAGATATTTTATCGTTTGCAGACTCTCTGGATTACAGCAGAAACAGTTGAAAAAGTGTGAGAACTTTGAAAAACCAGAACTTGTAAATAGGGCAGAGACACTGCTTTGTTGATTAGATAGTTGATATGGTGAAAACTTCAGTTGATTTCTAGAGAAGTTCCTCAGCCTTCCTTGAAGTCATATTTTGGCTTGCTAAATAAATGTGTAATATTGAGCTTTAGATATCTTAAATTGTGTCATTTACAACTTTATATTGTTAATTGTTGCTGTTTcatcttacatattttaaaaaatatttagtattagAACCTAAGAgtataaacaaaatacagatacAGAGGCAGGCTtaattatattctatttttagcACTATATAAGATCATATTatgattcaataaataatttctaGTTTCCAGTGCACTTTGAATTCTACTATATTATATTATCTTAGGAGAAAATGGGCAttagattaaaattaaataatgctaattcattttataaagataGTGTGATTACTAATTGGTTAAATACACTACtgagataaaaagtaaatttttcatGGTGTGTTTGGGAGGGAATCAGCACTTACTTAATATACTCACTATGCATCTGAAACTATTCCAGATCCTTTGCAGAAGTGAtcttataatttaattattaacaTGACTGAGACGCTTTCATGGCTGTGTattgcctttaaaataaatatatatcctTAAAGTGATCCACAAGGCCCTGCCTGTCTGGCTTCTCCCTGCTTCTTTGCCCTCACGTCCTCCCACCAAGCTGCCCTTTGCCCTTCTGCTCCCATTCTCTTTCAGTTCCTTAAGACTGCCACACATCCTCTAGTCCAAGGGCATTTGTACATACTCTTCTTTCTACTTTGACTGCTCCCTCAGCTCTTTCCTTCAGACGTCATTTGCTCAGGGAAACCTCCAGGACTCTCAGCATTCCCTGACTTCCTTTTGTGGCTCTGATCACTGTTGTAATTTGCTCCTTACTTACTTTTATGATTGTTGTCTGCTTCTGCCATTGTGCTGGAAGCTCCATCAGTGCAAGGTCAGTGTTGGGTTTTACTCACTGTTGGATCCCCAGTGTCCAACATAGTAgttagcacacagtaggcactcagtaaattctATGTAAGtactttctttttcaaactcGTTCCTCCAAGTCCTCCCCACAATATCTTAAATTTCTAAGAAATCagttgaacttaaaaaaatagaaatatgttcattattttccagttttgaatatttttataggaaaaaattttagaactCTTAactattaagaaattaaaatacattgtGATTTGTAAGTGGTGATTTTTAACAATAGCACAGTTCGTATTCCTTTATTTAGAGACTGTCCTTGGGCATACACTCTCACCACGGTACCATGTTCTTTGTCACTGTGATTCTGGGAGAGCAGGCATCTCATTCACCTTTGTGTGGGACACTCTCAGAACAGTGTGTAGTACACTAGTgattactcaataaatgctggggttgggggggccaatgttacttgttaaaaaaataaagcccatTTCTTAAAGATAGTTATTACTGTTGCAGATCATGTAGTCTATATCTTAAGGTTTCAGGAGAGTGCAGAAGCAGCATATAATAGGGAACTTAAAGTCTGATTAGAACAACAGGACAAAATGGTGTAAGTGAGATAGAGGGGTCAGTCTGATTGGAGATCGGAGTAGTGGTGGAAATACTGCAGAGATACATCTCCGGTCTCACCTGGTGTTAAGTGTATATACCTCAATGGTAAGGTGATAGAATGCCAGTGGTGTTTGCACCAGAGAATAGCAAAGCAAAACAGAGAGGGGCCAGAGAAGGAGGTGAGGTCAAGAGGACGTTCCTCCCTGTAGCCCAGCAGCATTGAGATAATGAGTACCTGTGGCCTCTTCTCCATCAAATGAGAAGTTGCTGCTCCAAATAATGGTCTTTGGTGTCCCAGTGGTTAAACCTACTTACTAAGTGCTATAATGACTCTTAGAGCAAAACTCAGGGTAAAATCAGTCAACTCAATTAAATGGCCCTGGTTGGTCTGTCTTATTGTATTGAAGAGCAAAGATTTTTAGGATAGCCAAAAGCAAGATGAGGAAATACAGAGTATTTTTGATACTTCATCTAATGAAAATGTCTCCATTACTTTGAAAGTCCATGAAAAGTACTGCTTATCTAACATTAGATAAATGAGTGAGTTCAATATTAGATGAATTTCAAGctttagcctttaaaaaatatcttagtTCTGCAAGCAAACTTGTTCCagttaaaatttcttttgcatGTTTTAGAGCGTTCTGGAGAAGTTAGGATAATTTTGTGGGCAGATTGTAAATGGGGAGAGCATGGGAGAAAGAGTTCTATTGTAGGTTGTACTGAAGAGACACAACAATAGGAttctcaaatttttgtttttcgaTCCTATGAGCCTGGCTTGCCTCATTTGTATTTTACTAAATATCGGGGAGATAAGCAGATTTTAAAGTTATGTGTATTGTTGCTAATATGGTCTAAGTATGATAAATGTCACAGAGATATACTatttcttccctctctgtgcctgacCTCTTAAACTGGCCacttatcttgttctttcattaaaTTACTTTCCTATAGAAAactcaaaacattttctaaacaaaaattgATTTTGTTCACTTTATTAATTTATAGTCATTGAACCTAATATCTGACACCACAATTTTAAGTGTATATTATAATAACTTTCAGTAAGGAAAATTAAGTTACTCAGTGGTAACAGTTCTCTGTCATTTGAACCttaacaatactttttttttttaatggaggtacaggggtttgaacccaggaccttgtgcatgctaagcatgcactctaccactgagctatattcacCACTCTGAACCTTAGCAGTACTTTAAGCTGAATATTTTGACACTCAAacctgaaggaaaaggaaattaaaacaaactaaaaaaccaaaccaaaacaaaacaaaaaaaaacctttgatgTAGTGCACCAGAGGGCGCTGTATTCTAGTGCTTCCTAAGAAAGAAGTCCTTTAGTCTGAAGTTTGCATTTCCATTCAACAGATAtgagaatgattgtcgaatcctatctgccttggggaAGCTCTCCATTCCAGGTAATGAGTCTGGTCTTTGAAACAATCACTTCAGAAGTTTGATTATTTAGGAGGCTAAACCTATATTTAATTGTTCAAACATTTTAGAACtccttttaaaattacctttagAGTCtatgctatttcttttttgtgtgttctcAATGGGAGCACAGCCTTTGTCctttgaaaacaaacatattttttGGAAACAACTTTAAGTTATTTGGCACTCAGGAGATGGATAAGGTAGATGATCAAACCAGACAGTGCTGGTtatagttttcttccttttaaccaaaatgaaattcttaatttGCTAGCCTTGTGGAAGCTTTTATAACACAGTAGAGAGTAGTATCTAACTAGATATAAGAAAGTACTAATTGTGTTGTATACACTCTAAACCGTCCAAGAGTCATCACTGACTCTTTCTTCTCCCTGGACACCCACCTGCAAGTCCTGTTGTCTCTGTAACATCTTATTCATAATAGTAAATACTCATGAAATCACCTCCCAACCATAAAATGATAGCATTGATAGTAACTTAAATTTTTCTATGTGGTCCTTCCCTATCTAGTCCTGAGATAACTAGGATTCATTATTtgcttgatttccttttttatatatttttatcacaTAGATATGTGTTCCTAAAAATTATGTTTTGGCTTTAATTGTCTATAAAAAGAGTATCATGCTATATGGGATCTTTTGGTCTTCTTTTTTACTCAAAAGTATACGGCTGTGATTCatctattttgttatgtttagCTAAGTTTCACTCATTATAACtgttatataatattccattctggAACTAAACCACAATTTGTCCATCTTACTATTGATAGGCATTTGAGTTGTTCCGGGTCTTGGTATGACAAAACAGTGATATCATGAACATTCATCTGAATATGTTCCCATCTATACATGCAGCCTTTTCTCTCCAGTGATAAAATTCAGTTGATCACATTTCGTCTAACATATTTATGATAGAAATAGAGTTATTCTGCTGGAGTTTTCTGCATTCTTCAAaggatttcagaaaaaaattcatgaagaaaGTTTCCAGAGTGATGAATTCACCTTAAACATTTCTCATTGACTGATGAATATCTACAGAGTCATATTATTTTTGGTCCCTTGAACATTTGTGTGGTCTTATTTCCCCTAAGTACCTGTTGTCAACATAACCAGGGAAGAATAATAGGGATATACAATGATGCGtaaaaataagtgtctgtgaTATGCATATGGCTTGAAGAGGCTGACTGACTTCCATGAGATACTTCAGGTTAGGATAgacctttttctctttctagtacTCTCTGTAATTCAGTCTTACTGAAATGTAGAGTACTTCGTATTACCTGGGAGTGCTATCATTCATTACCTCGAAGATCTTACCACTTATGCAGAGTGTGGGAATGTGTGGCTATAAAGACCAGCAAATTCTGACTTATTCACATAAGCTTCTCACCATCCAAACAATTTGACAAACCTAAGGATATTGCTGGGATTTcttaatgcctttaaaaaaaagcccCCAGTTTACTCagttaatatttatcaagtgtgtatgtgtgtctagcATTGTACAACACTCTATTTCTGTACGATAAAAACAGTTTCAGgcttttccttattttcaagCAGAAAGCTAATTTTAGAAGTGTCAAAAATGAGCCTTGACCAGCTTGAATTCATGTGTTTATCTATCCTGTGTATTCAAGActgagaaatctttaaaaaaaaaaaaaaaaaaaaaccagatccCATTGTTTACAGAAAGATCAGAGAGCCCTGAGAAATTAGTTGACACTCAAAACATCAAAGTAGCAATGAGTAGAAattaaaatccttttttctttcttgcattaatcatgtttctttttgaaaacaaattacTTGAAAAGCAGGATATACACCCAGGTTTTAAGAAGATGGCTTTCTATTTAGAAGATCTGGTTATTTGTCTTCCATTTATAGGTACACAGTAGGATCACTCAAGTCACAGTTTTCAATATGTATGTGAGATTGTATGCCAGGATAAACTTTCTGCAAGGGCAGTAGAATTCCCAGTTTTTCTCCCTTCTTGATAGAACCTTTATACTTAATTGGCTTAATGTAGAACATTCTAACACAGAAAcctgaaagaaaagaagtagaaTTATTCATTATCTGGGTGTTAGTATCCttgaatcagaaattttaaaataacagaaataagaaaaaaaaaagacaaaaagaaaggaatgttgATTGAATTCAATGAGGGAATagacaaaaatgacaaaatcataTCAGAAATGAAGGCTAAAATTATGAGATGCCTAAGAAAGAATAGactcaaatgaaaaattaataaaggcattgaaaaatatcagaaaaacacCAGGTAGCTGAGAAAACTGACCTAGAACAATGTCAACTCCAGGACATATTCTAATAAAACTATTAaactttaaagacaaagaaaacagaaattataggCACAAGAATACAAATCTGTCTACATaccaaaagaaaactttttaaaaacaaggaagaCTCACCAAATAGAGAAATAGAGAATTAATATAATagcataattataaaataatataacaatgTTGGGACCATATATATGAGTTATATCTATTAAaaagcccgaaagagaaagaaaaataccatatgatttcacttatatgtggaatctaaaaaagacaaacaaacttattta
This window of the Camelus dromedarius isolate mCamDro1 chromosome 3, mCamDro1.pat, whole genome shotgun sequence genome carries:
- the FBXL21P gene encoding F-box/LRR-repeat protein 21; this encodes MKRNNLSVVNKVVQSSPAVKQPKLGLYSSLNQTHVYTVLLDWGSLPHHVVLRVFQYLPLIDRARASSVCRRWNEVFHIPDLWRKFEFELNQSATSYLNSTHPDLIQQIIKKHAAHLQYVSFKVDSSTESAEAACDILSQLVNCSVQTLGLISTAKPSFMNVSKSHFVSALTVVFVNSKSLSSVKIEDTPVDNPSLKILVANNSDTLRHLKMSSCPHVSSDGILCVADHCQGLRELALNYYMLSDELLLALSSETHVNLEHLRIDVVSQNPGQIEFHSIKKQSWDALTKHSPGVNVVMYFFLYEEELETFFREETPVTHLYFGRSVSKAVLGQIGLNCPRLIELVVCANGFQALDDELICIAEHCKNLTALGLSECEVSCSAFIEFVRLCGRRLTQLSVMEEVLIPDGDHSLDEIHTEVSKCLGRMWFPDVMPLW